Proteins encoded by one window of Rutidosis leptorrhynchoides isolate AG116_Rl617_1_P2 chromosome 7, CSIRO_AGI_Rlap_v1, whole genome shotgun sequence:
- the LOC139859562 gene encoding citrate-binding protein-like, whose product MENSHTYFGFYFSLIILFLYKAMGCEPIDTTLGFTSQPLNQSKFIIQKPYDIPVEQRYNFSDGVHTLRVIKTDKPHTRLCKTEPRTEIRIHGYDYCSGVWQFEAYGYVPCGTSGVCIMQVFGSKPPHATTAMLKIHNTSLYYYSDEVIISNLYNKWFRLNVIHDVEGNNVKVYIDGVLKHDGPARGGTSHYFKCGVYSQTDASFYMESRWKDITIFNKHA is encoded by the exons ATGGAGAATTCTCACACTTATTTTGGGTTCTACTTTTCACTTATCATTTTATTTCTATACAAAGCCATGGGGTGTGAACCTATTGATACCACATTAGGATTTACATCACAACCACTAAACCAATCCAAATTTATAATCCAAAAGCCATATGATATCCCTGTTGAACAACGATATAACTTTTCAGATGGAGTCCACACGCTTCGAGTTATCAAAACAGACAAACCTCACACAAGACTTTGCAAAACTGAACCACGTACTGAAATTAGAATTCAT GGTTATGATTATTGTTCAGGTGTCTGGCAATTCGAAGCCTACGGATATGTGCCATGTGGGACGAGCGGTGTGTGCATAATGCAAGTCTTTGGTTCGAAACCTCCCCATGCCACAACTGCAATGCTTAAAATACATAATACTAGTCTTTATTATTATAGCGATGAAGTTATCATTTCTAATTTGTACAACAAGTGGTTTCGTTTGAATGTTATACATGATGTCGAAGGCAACAATGTGAAAGTGTACATAGATGGAGTTCTTAAGCACGATGGGCCTGCACGTGGCGGAACGTCACATTATTTCAAGTGTGGAGTTTACTCACAAACGGACGCCTCGTTCTATATGGAATCTCGATGGAAGGATATTACAATCTTTAATAAACATGCTTAA